TTTGCGGCATTCCTCGGCGATTTGGCGTACGGAAGCATCAGGGTCCGCGAGAACGTCCAGCACATGCAAGGATGTCGTCCGCACGCTCCTGCATTTCTCCCTCATTCCGTAATGCTGCACAAGGTGCTCTGACATCAGCCGGGTGCGAGGCAGCGTGGTGACGATGCTGAACGTCGCCGCGATCATCGACGCCATCGTCATCGCCGCCTCCGCGATACCGAGGACCGGCGCGGAAGTCAGTTCCCTCGCCCCGAGCAGCCCGGGGTCCCCGAAGCAGGCGATGACGTACGCGTCGGCGCCTTCCTCCGCATCGCCCTTCCGAATTTCTTTGAACAACCCGGGAATCGATAAATATTCGTCGTAGAACGACTCTATGGAGGACGGTCCCATTTCGGGGCTGGCCGCGATGATTTCCGTCGACGGGCGGACTACTTTCAGCGCTTCCCTGCGCAGTTCCTCGTTTAAAGCGCTGCTGGTGTTCGGGTTGATGATTTTAATTTTCATGCCATACCTACTTTGCCTAGGATTTTTATCCAATCTTGCATTTCATTCGGAATACGAGATTGTATACAATCTGGTCCAAAAAAAATGGACTGTCGACCCTATGCGATTATGTACTTACCTTCTTCGGCCGGAAAATGTCGTTCAAAGACGCCGGGGCCGCGCCGGCTTCGCCGAAATCGAGCTCCGCCTCGATCTCTTTCAAATGATCCGTCATCAGCCGTTCTGACAAATGCTCGTCGCCCAGCCGCATGGCATGTAAGATTCGCTTGTGATCTTGGCAAAAGATTGAATGGCGTTTCCCGTAGAATGCTATGATGACGTACGTAAGAGACACCAGTTCCTCCAAATAGCGGTAAAAGTAAAAGTTTCCGGCCATTTCCGCGATCTTCAGGTGGAAATCCCCCGTAATTCGCAGCGCGCCGAACCAATCGCCCTGCCGGTGGAATTCCTCTTCTTCCTCCAATACGAGCTCCAGCTGACGGAATTGCTCCTCGGTCAACCGGTGGCACACTTTCCGAATCGCCGCCGCCTCCAGCACGCGCCTCATCTCGAATACTTCCTTCGCCTCTTCGACGGTAGGGCAGGAGACGAACGTGCCTTTATACGGAATGACCGTCACCAATTTTTCGATGGCCAATCGACGGAGCACGTTGCGGACGGGGGTCCGGCTGACCCCGAACGATTCGGCGATGACGTCCTCTACAAGCTGCATGTTGGGGCGCAGCTTCTGCTGGATAATCGCCTCTTTGATCGCCTTGTAAATTTCCGTTTCATTCGCTTGCGACATGTTCTACGGTCCTTTCGCTCGGTTTTTGATCTGATTCAGATTGCAATTCACTTTCGCTCCTCTCTACAAGCTCGGTTCTGGATGGGTCGAGTGTAATATGAACTTTTCATGCATGTCAATATAGCTTTCACAATACTACAAAAAGTATCGCTAAAATTACAAAAAACCAGTGGTAAGTTTGTTTTTTATTCCAAAACGGCGTTCTCTATAGGTTTTGGTGTTATGTTTTATTACATATTAAAAATCGGGCAGGAGCCCGCCCGCCCCTGCCCGTTCCGATGCCGCATCGTTAATTATTGAAATTTACGTTCTGGAAATACGCCCTGCCTCCGCTGACGTGAACCCCGAAGTTTCCGCCCGCGAAACGGGAATCGTTCGTATCGATGACCGGCTGCGCGTCTTCGCCGAGGTACGCTTTGATGTTCGTGCCGCTGGCGACGACTTTGACGCGATACGTCGTTCCTTGCTGGAGCAACAGCGGCGCTTCGGCCAGCGCGGGGCCGGACATGAAGCTGCCGTCGACTTTCGCGAGCAGCCGCACTGCTCTTTGCCCAGGGGTTACGCTCAGATAATACCCGCTGGAGCCGTCGGGACTCGCCCGGAAGACGAGCGAACCGGAGCCTCCCGCTTCGTCGATCTTTAGGTCCGCTTCGAACGTGAAATCGGACGCTTGGGCCGAGGACATATACGCCGCATCCGCGTCGTGCATCGCCGAGATGCCGTCGGCCGCCGCGGCCCACCGCGCGGCGCTCGCCCCGGCGGTCCAACCCGCCGCGTTCGTATGGAATGCGCCGACGCGAACGACGGTCGTCCCGACGACGGCCCCTGCTGAGGTCGTCGCCGTGACGCGGGCTTCTCCCCGCTTCGCCGCCGTCACGAGCGCGCCGCCGTCGCCGCCGTCGGACACCGTCGCGATTTCAGGGTTGCTCGACTGCCAGACGACGCTCCGATCCGCGGCGGTTTCCGGCAGCACCCTCGCATACAGCCGCCGCGACTCTCCTTCCGCTAGCTCCAACAGCGCTTGATCCATGACGACTCGACGCGGAACGTCCCCGCTCGGCGGCGGCCCCGTCCAAATGTCGGACAGCGGATAGATGTCCAAAGCAACGACGTCGACCCGGCCTCCGATCGTATACAAGCTCAATCCGTCGCTAGCCGCATCGGGGAACATCATCGTGGAGAACGCGACCTCCCCGTCTTTGCCGAACGCTTCGACCGACGACTCGTCGACGAAGATGCTCATCCGAATCCGCCGTTCGTCCGGCAGCAACTCCGCTTCGCGCCGCGGCGTGAACTTCGCGGCGAAATCGTCGCGTCCCGCTTCCGACCGGTCGACGAACAGGCGAGAAGCCGCCGCGTCGTAGCCGACGACCGTACGCTGCTCTCCGCGCTCGCGAAGCCGGAAGCCGAATTCGGTAGCGGCGCCGGAAGACGGCAATTCGAATTCGGCGACGATCTCGTACGCCGTCCCCGAGACGTTCTCGAGCAGGTTCGCATCCTGCGGGTCGAGGGCGATATTGCGCCATGACTGCGGCGTCCCTCGCAGCGTCCGAAGCTCCGCGGCGGGCGTCTGCACAAGCCGGACGCCTTGGCCGGGGATCGTCCGCAGCGAGAGCTCGCGCGGAATGGACATTTGCCCCTTCCACGGCGCGGTCGGGAAGCTGAACGGGTAGTCCCAGTTCGCCATCCATCCCAACTGAATGCGGCGGCCGCCCGGCGCGTCCGCGAACGTCATCGCCGCGTACATGTCTTTGCCATGCTCGCCGCGCAGCACGGTACCGGCGGGATTGTCGCTGACGAACGTCGTCCCGTCGAACGACCCGACGAAATATTCCGACGACGAGCCGTCGTTCTGCGGAACCGCGCCGTTGCTGATGGCAAGCACCCACTTGGTGTGCAGCGGATCGCCGTCGACCGGCAGCGGGAAGAAGTCCGGACATTCCCATACGCCCCCGTGCAAATAGTTCCCGTACCCGAAGGAGCTCGCATACGTCCAATCCACCAAATTCGTAGAGGTGTAGAACCGGACGTGGTCGCCGCCGGAGACGACCATCACCCATCGGCCGCGCTCCTCGTCCCGGACGACCTTCGGATCGCGGAAATCCCAGCCGCCGTCCGGTCCGCCGGGGTTTTCGACGATCGGGTTCCCTTCGTAAAACTGCCACGTTCGGCCGCGGTCTTTGCTGTAGGCGATGCCGATTTTCTGATTGCCCCCCGGCTTGTCGGGGTGGAACATCGTGTAATATGCGATTAGGCCGGACCCGCCTTGGAACAATCCGGAGACGTCATGCTCGTCGGCGACCGCCGAACCGGTCCACGCATGCCCGGCTTCGTTCCACGGGAGCGCCGTCGGCAGTCTCCGCCAATGCACTAAATCGGTGCTGACCGCATGCGTCCAAGTCCCGCCGTCCTGCGCGAACAAGTGGTATTCGCCGTCGTAGTAGACGAGCCCGCACGGGTCGCTGATCCAGTTCAGCGCCATCGTGTAATGATACTGCGGCCGGTACGTTTCCCCGTAATACGTTTCCGCCGGAAACAGATGAACGTTCTGGAAATAGGCCGTCCCGTTGAACGCGCTCAAACCGACTCGGCCGGATACGTACCTCCCGTCCGTCGCCGCCAGCGCCGGCGCGGAACCGCCGTCCACGAACGCTTCGATCCGGCTTCCTTTCGCGTGAATTTCTAAGCGGTACCATCGGCCAGCTTCGACCTGCATCGCAGCGGAAGCGATGGTGGCGCCCCCGTTCAAATCGAACAGGCGAATACGATCCAGATTCGGATCGATGTTAATCGCGTAGCCCGACGCGCCGGCCTCGTCGACCCGAAAGACGAGAGCGGCCGTGCCGAACGGCGTCGAGGGGTCGACCCGCAGGTCGCCCTCGAGCACTACATCGCCGGCTTGGCCCGCGGCGAAGCGGAACGCGTCGCTCGCCCCCTCGCTCACGGCTTTCCTGCCGTGCAGATGCGGCGTCCACGTGCCGCCGAAGCTTTGCCACCCGCCGAGATTGCTCCGCAAGTCGCTAACGACAACGTTGTCGAACCGCACGGTGCCGTTATACGCGTTCAGTCCCGCGAAGCCCCCCGCATAGGACGAATCGGAGACGCTGATCGCGGGATCGTACCCGTCGGCGCGACGAAAATCGGTCTGCACGTACGCTTTGATGGAGGGTCCTTCGGCTTTGATGCGGACCCGGTACACCTTCCCGGCGTCGAGCGCCATCGATTTGACGCCGAGCGTCACGTCGTCCGCCGTCCTGTACAGACGCAGCCGATCCATATTCGGGTCGACCTGCAGCGCGTAGCCGTGCGTGCCGGCGGCGTCGGACCGGAACAACAGCGTCCCGACGGCGTAGGCGTCCTCGATCAACAAATCCGCCTCGTACGTGAAATCGTCGGCCCACACGCCGGACATCGCCTTCCCGTTTTGCCCGCTCGCGGCGGTCGCTTTCCAGCCGAGCGACGTCTGCTCCCAGTCGCCGCCGAGCTCGCTCCACCCGGCAAGGTTCGTCCTCGTTTCGTAAGCGTATACATTTTGAAAATGAGCGGTACCGTTGTATACGTGAAAGCCCAGATGCCCGTACCCGTAGGCCGTGTCTTGCGCCGAGAAGACCGGCGCGCCGTCGACGGCGACGCGAAGATTTGCGCCGTCCGCGTCGATGCGCACGCGATACCACGTTCCCGGTTCCAGCGGCATCGGCTGCGGCGGGGCGACGTCCGCTCCGGTGTCGTAGTCGAACAGCCGAACCCGGTCCAAATTCGGATCGACGCTGACGACATACCCATTCGCCCCGTCGGAAGTCGACCGGAACACGAGCGAACCGACGCCGTAGGGCGTCCCCGCGTCCACCCTAACGTCGGCTTCGAACGTAAACTTCGAGCCGACCCGGACGGTCGATATCGCGAAAACATTGGCGTCCGCCGGACCGGTTCCGCTCAGCCCGAGGCCGGGCTGCGTCGTCCACTGCCCGGAAACCGGCAAATAACCCGGGAGATTCGTAAGCCAATCGTGACCGGGCGACGCGGACGCGCCGAACGGCGTCAAGCCGGCGCTAACTGTCGCGAGCGCGAGCCAAACGCGCAGAAGCGCAGCGATCCACCGTTTGCCCCACCGTACCTTCCCCTTGTTTACCACGAAAACCACCCCTCTGTAAGCGCTTTATATTTTCTGCGAAAAGAAAAGCACTTGCGTGCTTTCCGTTCCCGGTTACCAGATCGACTTCAAACTCCAAGCTTCGAACGTCCGAAGCCGCGCGGAACCGCCTTCGGCAAACCACGCGGCGCCCAAGCTGCTCGGATCCGGATACATCCGATTCGTCATCGTGACCGCGCCGTCGCCGGCGAACACCTCTACCGAGGACCGGTCCAAGAAGACGTGCAGCCTCAGCCCTCCGTCTTCCGCCGGTTCGACGTACGCCTCGCTCCGTCCCCCGTCGCCTGCGCCCGATCGGTCGCGGTCGACGACGAGCCGGCGCTCGCGGACGTCGTACCGGATTTCCGTATACTCGCTCCCGTCCGGCGAACACCGGAGCCGCAGCCCGAAGGCGTCCGCGCTCCCCGCTTCCCATTCCGCGACGAGCTCCAGCGCGTCGCCGCGGAGCCCGGGGATCGCCGAGACGCCTTCTTCGACGGCGAGGGAAGACGCCGACGACGCTAGGGCGATTCGCAGCGCCCGCAGCTCCTCCGTCGGGCGCATACGCAGCTTCCCGTCGCGGCCGAGCGTCAGTTCGCGGGGAAGCGTCATCGCGCCCATCCAGCCGTCGGCCTGCTCAGGCATCGCCGCGCCCCAGATGTTCATCCACGCGAGCAGCAGCCGCCGCCCGCGGCCGTCCCGGAACGTCTGCGGCGCGTAAAAATCGAAGCCGTAGTCGAGCCGCTCGGCGTACGCGCGCCGGAACGTCCCCGTCTCGTAATCGAACGTTCCGCTCATATACATCGTCTTCGTCGCGCCCATGTTCATCGGCGACACGATCAGGACGTGCTCGCCGCCGTCGCCGAGCGGGAACAAATCCGGACACTCCCACATGTTCCCCTCCGTCCCGTCGCTTTCCGCCGCCACACCGATATAGCGCCATTCCCGCAAATTCCGGGAGTCGTACAACAGCGCCCGGCCTTTGCCGTTCAAGCCGCTGCCGACGACCGCGTACCACGTATCGCCCCGCTTCCACACCTTCGGGTCGCGGAAGCCGAAGACGCCCGTCTCCGGCGGAGCGGGGATGACCGGGTTCGCCGCATCCTTCGCGAAGCGGACGCCGTCCTCGCTGACCGCAAGGCACTGCGCCTCCGGCGGCGTTCCGCCGTCGACGTGGCCGGTATACATCAAGACGAGCTTCCCGTCGTCTTCGACCGCGCTGCCCGACCAGCAGCCGCCCGCGCTGCCGCTCTCGTCGAGGTCGTACGGCTCCGACGGCGCGAGCGCGACCGGGAGATGCTCCCAATGCACCAGGTCGGCGCTTTTCGCGTGGCCCCAATGCATCGGCCCCTGCGTCGGGCGGTACGGGTCGTGCTGGTAAAACGCATGATACTCGCCCCTGAAATAAACCAAGCCGTTCGGATCGTTCATCCAGCCGCCCTTCGGCATGAGATGGTAATGCAGCCGGTACCTGCGGTCGGTCACCCGAGACTCGCTTGCCTCGAGCGCTTCGCAGGCCCGGCGAATGCCCGCCTCGTGCGCTGCGTTCGAACCCTCCCTCATGAAATCCCTCCTAATCGTCGTCGTGCCAAACGGAACGCAGCCGGTACAACCTCAAATATTCCACGACCGCGGTCCCTCCCTTCGCGTACAGCTCCACGCCGTCGCTGTCCGGCGAAGGGTAGATGAGCGCGGTGAACGTCTGCAGCCCGTCGTCCGCGAACGCCTCGACGCTGGAGGCATCCACGTACCCCCGCAGCGTCAGGCGGCGCGACGAACGGATGCGCGGCGCGAACATTCGCCTTGCGAAGTTCGCCGGCTGCCCGTTCCTTCCCTCGACGCCGGTGAAGCCGGAGCGCGAGCGGTCCAAGAACCACTCTCGCCTCGCGGCGTCGTACCCGATGACCGTCTCCTCCGCGCCGGATACGCACAGGCGGATGCCGACCTCCTCGGCGTCGCCGCAGTCGATCGCGAGCTCGAACTCGAAGGAGGTTCCCCGGAACCCGACGGCGACCGTTCGATCGCAAACCGGCAGCGCTTCCGCCTCGAACGCCTCCGTCCGCAGCCGTTTCAGCTCGTCGACCGGACGCTGAATAAGATGAAGCGCCTCCGCTTCCTTCGCGAGCGAGAGCGATCTGGGCACCGACAGCGCCCCCCGCCAAGGCTCGGTCGGAGCCGAGAAAGGGTACCGCCAATTCGACATCCACCCTGTCCAAATGCGCCGGCCGTCGATCGCCGGGACGTCCGAGTACGACACCGCCGCGTAGAAATCCTGACCGTAATCCGTCCACCGCGTCTCGTTCGCGGGGAGCTCGCCGACGAACCGAAACCCGTCGAACGAACCGATAAAATATTGCGCGGTCGAGCCTCCCGTTTCTTCGTTGTCCCCGATACTGACGTGCAGCACCCACTTGACGGCCCCTTCGCCGCCCTCGACGGCCAGCGGGAACAGGTCGGGACATTCCCACACCGCCGCGCGCGACCCGCAGCCTTCCCCGAATTCGCTCGCGTACGTCCAGCGAATCAGGTCGGGCGAACGGTAAAACCGGACGACCCGGTCCGCGGAGACGACCATCACCCAAGCGGCGGACGATTCGTGCCAAAACACTTTCGGGTCGCGGAAATCTTTCAGGCCGGGGTTCGGCAGGACCGGATTGCCCGCATATTTCGTCCACGTGCGCCCGCGGTCGCGGCTGTAGGCGATCCCTTGCGACTGCAGGCCTTGGTCGTACAAGGTGAAAATCGCGACGAGGCCGCTCTCGCCCCCGAACAACCCGCTCGTGTCGCGCCAATCGACGACGGCGCTGCCGGACCAAACGTCGCCCAGCTCGTCGCCGACGAGCGCGAGCGGCCGATGCTCCCAATGGAGCAGGTCGCGGCTGATCGCGTGGCCCCATCGGCCGGTAAATTGATAAAACTGGTGATATTCTCCGTCGAAATACACCATGCCGTTCGGGTCGCTTAACGCGCCCGACGGAGGCGTCAAATGAAATTGCGGACGGTATCGCTCGCGGTAAAGCGTCTCTTTCTGCATGCCGCGCTCCTCCTTCGGGATCGGGCAAAGCCCTTGCGGCGCAAGGGCCTCCCGTTCCGTCGATTACTGCTCCAGCGTAATCTTAATGCCTTCTTCCAGCAGGTTTTTGGCGTTCGCCGCGAACGTGCCGACCGGCGAGCCGTCTTTGATCCCCGTCACGACGGCGCCGTTCGCGTCCCAATACTTCTCGACCCCAATCGGCGCGAACAAGATGTGATCGGCCAGCTTGTTCATCAAGTCGACTTTGTCTTGGCCGAACTTTTGCGCGTTCGTTTCGGCGTTCATCTTCGCTTCGTTCTCCGACATCATCCGGATGAACGCGGCCGCGCCTTCCGGGTTTTTCGAAGCGGCCGGAATCGACCAGCCGGACAACCCGCCGGGCCCCGCGTCCGGTGCGCCTCTCGGACCGGTCGGCACCGGCACGAAGTCGATTTCGTAGTCGCTCTTCAGCACGTTGAAGCCCGCGAAGCCGTACTCCGCCGTCATGGCGAGCTTACCGTTTTTGAATTCGGCGAAGAAATAATCGCCTTCTTTTTCGCTGTCGATATATTTGTCGTTCAAGAGCGCGTCCTGCGCGAACTGCATCGCTTCCTTCACGTTCTCGGAGTCGTAATTCGTCGTAATCGTGCCGTCGGCGTTGTAGGACAAAATCGTTTTGCCGTTGGAGCCGACGAACAGCGGATACCCGTGATCCCACCAGCCGAAGCCGAACTGATCGTTTTTCCCGTCGCCGTCCGTGTCCATCGTCAATTCCTTCGCGACCTCCCGGAACGTCTCCCACGTCCAATCGCCTTCGGCATAGTATTCGGAAGGCGTTTTCACCCCGTTGTTCTCGAAAAGCGTCTTATTGTAATACAGGACGATCGGCGCCGCGGACGCCCCGACCGCGTACGGCTTGCCGCCGAACGTGAACGTGTTCGTCACCGCGCCGTTCCAGAGCGGATCGGAAATGTCGATGTACTGATCGATCGGCTGCACGATGTTTTTCAGCGGATACACCGGGAAATTCTGGTCGTTGGCCTGCGCCACGTCGACTTGGTCGCCGGCGTTGACCATGGAGATGAGCGTCGGCTTCTGGTCGCCCCACGGGACGGCGATGACCGTCACTTTGCCGCCCGTCGCCTCCTCGAACTGCGGGATCGTCTCGTACACGACGTCGTACGCGTCCGGGTTGGCCGCCTTGTTCTGCTCGTACTGCTCTTTGGACGTGTGGTACAAAATCGTAATATTGCCGTCGACCTTCGGCGCATCCGCTTCCGGCTCCGCCGCCGGAGCCGAGCCGCCGGTCGTCTCGTTCGAAGCCTGCGGTTCGGACGCCGAAGGCGCATCGGCGCCGGCGCCGCCGCCGGAACAGCCCGCGGCGAGGACCAGCAGCACCGCTGCGATCAAAGCGAGCGATAAGGACATGCGATTGCGTTTGCTTTTCATTTGATTCATGGACGAATCCTCCCCGAGAATAAGTTGACTCCCTTTTCAACCAACGTAAAACCCGCGACGAATCGTGGCTCCGCCCGGTCGAGCCGGTCCTGCCGGCCGCGGCGGCGGATGGCGGCCTCGCCCCCTTTCCGCGGATGCCCGCGTCATTTGATGCCGACGTTCTCGACGCTGTCCGTGAAGTACCGCTGCGTGGCCAAATACAAAATCAAGAGCGGCAAAATCGCGAGCAGCGAACCGGCTTGGATGCGGGTGACGACCGCGAGCGGGTCGCTGATCGTCTGCACATTGACGACGGATTCCAAATCGACCCGCAGCGAAGAAAGGGCGATCGCGAAGTTTTTCTTCAAATTGCCGAGGAACAAATTCGATAAATAGTACTCGTTCCAGTGCCAAACGAACGAGAACAGAAACACGGTAATGACGGCGTTCTTCGCGTTCGGCAGCATGATGCGGAAAAACGTGCGGAACGGTCCGTATCCGTCGACGTAGGCGGCGTCCTCCAGCTCCTTCGGCATGCCTTTGAAAAACTGGCGAAAGATGAAAATGTACAGCCCGGACCGCAGGCCCATCGCGAACAGCGACGGCAAATAAAAGGAAGCGTAACTGCCTACCAGGCTGACCGAATCGGGCCCGCCGAACAGCGCCGCAGTCAATGGCAGCACGCCGAACGCGTCGAAATATTTCATGTCCGCGTACAGCGGCAGCAAAATCGTCTGCGTCGGCACGACGAGCGTGAAGACGACCAGCGCGAACAGCGCGTTGGACAGCGGGAAGCGGAAGCGCGCGAACCCGTAGGCGACGAATGCGCAGGAGAACACGTCCAGCAACCCGCAGCCGACGCCGATGTACAGACTGTTCGCGAACGCGTCCCAAAAATCCATCACCCGCAGCGTATCCGCGAAATTTTGCAGCGTGAGGCTCTTCGGAATCCAGACGACGCTCGGATCCATCGCTTCCTCGGGCCGCCGCAGCGCCATGCTCAGCATATAAAGCAGCGGATACAGCAATTGATAAGCGAGGACGGCGAGCACCGCCGTCCGGAGCGCGGCCGCGGCGTTCGCGCGCAGCCGTTTGCTCCATTTCAAAGCGTACACATTCCTCAACTCGGTTCACCGCTTTCGCTTCGTTAATCCTGCGCGTACACGATTCTTCGTTTCAGGAACAGGTAAGCGATCCCTAAGAACGCCCCGATTCCCGCGCAGTACAGCCATGCCAGCGCGCTGCTGTAGCCGAAGCGCACCTGCGCGAAGGCCGTGTTGTAAATCATTAAAATGACCCCGTTCCCGTAATCCGTGAACGTATCGATGATCGTGTAGACGACGTTGAGCAGCAGGATCGGCGTCAACATCGGCAGCGTAATTTTCCAAAATTGCTCCCACGGACGCGCCCCTTCGACGGACGACGCCTCATACAAGTCCGCGGAAATCGAATGAAGCCCGGCCAAAAACAGCAGCACCTGCACGCCGGAGCGCCACGTCAAATCGAAGATGCGGGCGATGACTTGGTTGAACGCTTCGATCAGCCTCGGCCCGAGCCCGAGCTCGATCAGCACCCCGTTCAACCCCGACCCGCCGAACAAATAGACGGTCTCGACCCCGCCCCGCATGCCGGAGGCGAACACGTCCTCCTTCATGATCTGCATCAGCACGCCGGAGGCGATAATGACGGGCAGGAACGCGACGGCGCGCATAAAGCCCCGCCCGCGGAAGTTGTTCTTCAGCAGCACGGCGACGAACAAGCTGTAGATCAAGATCAGCGGGACGCCGTACATGATGTTCACGAAGGAATTCGCCGCTTCGCGAACGAACTGCGGGTCTCTGAAGAGCGCGTACTCGAAATTGTCCCACCCGACGAACGTCCCCTTCAGCCCTTCCGGCGTCATCTCCATGTTGTGGAAAGCGTAGAGCAGCGAGGTAACGAAAGGGCGCGCGAAAAACAGCAGAAACCCGACGATCCACGGCAAGACGAAGAGGAAGCCGTACAGCTGCTTTTTCTTCGGGTAAGGCATCGATTTCAGTCTATGAATCATGGCACAAGCCCCCTATTGAAGTCGGTAGCCGCCCGGTTCGATGCGGTCCCGACCTACGGTCACCGTCTCCTCCGAATAATTGACGACGACCGTTTTTCCGTTCGCGAACGTCGTCCGATACGCGCCTTCCGCCACTTTCTCGTGGTCGACGATCGGCTGCCCCATAACGCTCTTCAAGCTATCGTTCAGCTCCTCGTACTGCGCGGCGGCCGTATCGAGCCAATCGTCGAACCCGCCTCCGTACAGGCCGTCGAATTCGGTGCCGACAAGGCGGCTCGCGTCCCCGGCGATAAACCGGTACGACGGGTACGTCCCCGTCTCCAGCAGCTTCAGCATGTACCTGCGGGCGTCGCCCTTCAAGTTGATCGGCTCGCCGAAGGCCGGCCGAAGCCCGCTGATCGCGATGCTGTAGAACGGCACCGATTCGTCCGCGACGTCGAACCCGCTCGACGCGAGCGGCACATCGGCGACATGTTCCGCCGCGCCTAAAGCATACGCGTTCGCGGCGTCTAACGAGAGGCCTTGTACGCGGCCCGAGATCGAACGCAAGCTGTCCTCCCAGATGCGGCCGGTCTCGTTCTTCGCGAG
The nucleotide sequence above comes from Paenibacillus sp.. Encoded proteins:
- a CDS encoding aspartate/glutamate racemase family protein, which translates into the protein MKIKIINPNTSSALNEELRREALKVVRPSTEIIAASPEMGPSSIESFYDEYLSIPGLFKEIRKGDAEEGADAYVIACFGDPGLLGARELTSAPVLGIAEAAMTMASMIAATFSIVTTLPRTRLMSEHLVQHYGMREKCRSVRTTSLHVLDVLADPDASVRQIAEECRKAVEEDRAEAIVLGCAAMAAHKARIERLAGVPVVDGVLAAVKYCEALVDLGAKTSKSLTFAEPEKKTYTGMLRSFGR
- a CDS encoding GntR family transcriptional regulator: MSQANETEIYKAIKEAIIQQKLRPNMQLVEDVIAESFGVSRTPVRNVLRRLAIEKLVTVIPYKGTFVSCPTVEEAKEVFEMRRVLEAAAIRKVCHRLTEEQFRQLELVLEEEEEFHRQGDWFGALRITGDFHLKIAEMAGNFYFYRYLEELVSLTYVIIAFYGKRHSIFCQDHKRILHAMRLGDEHLSERLMTDHLKEIEAELDFGEAGAAPASLNDIFRPKKVST
- a CDS encoding GH32 C-terminal domain-containing protein, which translates into the protein MVNKGKVRWGKRWIAALLRVWLALATVSAGLTPFGASASPGHDWLTNLPGYLPVSGQWTTQPGLGLSGTGPADANVFAISTVRVGSKFTFEADVRVDAGTPYGVGSLVFRSTSDGANGYVVSVDPNLDRVRLFDYDTGADVAPPQPMPLEPGTWYRVRIDADGANLRVAVDGAPVFSAQDTAYGYGHLGFHVYNGTAHFQNVYAYETRTNLAGWSELGGDWEQTSLGWKATAASGQNGKAMSGVWADDFTYEADLLIEDAYAVGTLLFRSDAAGTHGYALQVDPNMDRLRLYRTADDVTLGVKSMALDAGKVYRVRIKAEGPSIKAYVQTDFRRADGYDPAISVSDSSYAGGFAGLNAYNGTVRFDNVVVSDLRSNLGGWQSFGGTWTPHLHGRKAVSEGASDAFRFAAGQAGDVVLEGDLRVDPSTPFGTAALVFRVDEAGASGYAINIDPNLDRIRLFDLNGGATIASAAMQVEAGRWYRLEIHAKGSRIEAFVDGGSAPALAATDGRYVSGRVGLSAFNGTAYFQNVHLFPAETYYGETYRPQYHYTMALNWISDPCGLVYYDGEYHLFAQDGGTWTHAVSTDLVHWRRLPTALPWNEAGHAWTGSAVADEHDVSGLFQGGSGLIAYYTMFHPDKPGGNQKIGIAYSKDRGRTWQFYEGNPIVENPGGPDGGWDFRDPKVVRDEERGRWVMVVSGGDHVRFYTSTNLVDWTYASSFGYGNYLHGGVWECPDFFPLPVDGDPLHTKWVLAISNGAVPQNDGSSSEYFVGSFDGTTFVSDNPAGTVLRGEHGKDMYAAMTFADAPGGRRIQLGWMANWDYPFSFPTAPWKGQMSIPRELSLRTIPGQGVRLVQTPAAELRTLRGTPQSWRNIALDPQDANLLENVSGTAYEIVAEFELPSSGAATEFGFRLRERGEQRTVVGYDAAASRLFVDRSEAGRDDFAAKFTPRREAELLPDERRIRMSIFVDESSVEAFGKDGEVAFSTMMFPDAASDGLSLYTIGGRVDVVALDIYPLSDIWTGPPPSGDVPRRVVMDQALLELAEGESRRLYARVLPETAADRSVVWQSSNPEIATVSDGGDGGALVTAAKRGEARVTATTSAGAVVGTTVVRVGAFHTNAAGWTAGASAARWAAAADGISAMHDADAAYMSSAQASDFTFEADLKIDEAGGSGSLVFRASPDGSSGYYLSVTPGQRAVRLLAKVDGSFMSGPALAEAPLLLQQGTTYRVKVVASGTNIKAYLGEDAQPVIDTNDSRFAGGNFGVHVSGGRAYFQNVNFNN
- a CDS encoding glycoside hydrolase family 32 protein, whose translation is MREGSNAAHEAGIRRACEALEASESRVTDRRYRLHYHLMPKGGWMNDPNGLVYFRGEYHAFYQHDPYRPTQGPMHWGHAKSADLVHWEHLPVALAPSEPYDLDESGSAGGCWSGSAVEDDGKLVLMYTGHVDGGTPPEAQCLAVSEDGVRFAKDAANPVIPAPPETGVFGFRDPKVWKRGDTWYAVVGSGLNGKGRALLYDSRNLREWRYIGVAAESDGTEGNMWECPDLFPLGDGGEHVLIVSPMNMGATKTMYMSGTFDYETGTFRRAYAERLDYGFDFYAPQTFRDGRGRRLLLAWMNIWGAAMPEQADGWMGAMTLPRELTLGRDGKLRMRPTEELRALRIALASSASSLAVEEGVSAIPGLRGDALELVAEWEAGSADAFGLRLRCSPDGSEYTEIRYDVRERRLVVDRDRSGAGDGGRSEAYVEPAEDGGLRLHVFLDRSSVEVFAGDGAVTMTNRMYPDPSSLGAAWFAEGGSARLRTFEAWSLKSIW
- a CDS encoding glycoside hydrolase family 32 protein; protein product: MQKETLYRERYRPQFHLTPPSGALSDPNGMVYFDGEYHQFYQFTGRWGHAISRDLLHWEHRPLALVGDELGDVWSGSAVVDWRDTSGLFGGESGLVAIFTLYDQGLQSQGIAYSRDRGRTWTKYAGNPVLPNPGLKDFRDPKVFWHESSAAWVMVVSADRVVRFYRSPDLIRWTYASEFGEGCGSRAAVWECPDLFPLAVEGGEGAVKWVLHVSIGDNEETGGSTAQYFIGSFDGFRFVGELPANETRWTDYGQDFYAAVSYSDVPAIDGRRIWTGWMSNWRYPFSAPTEPWRGALSVPRSLSLAKEAEALHLIQRPVDELKRLRTEAFEAEALPVCDRTVAVGFRGTSFEFELAIDCGDAEEVGIRLCVSGAEETVIGYDAARREWFLDRSRSGFTGVEGRNGQPANFARRMFAPRIRSSRRLTLRGYVDASSVEAFADDGLQTFTALIYPSPDSDGVELYAKGGTAVVEYLRLYRLRSVWHDDD
- a CDS encoding ABC transporter substrate-binding protein, which codes for MNQMKSKRNRMSLSLALIAAVLLVLAAGCSGGGAGADAPSASEPQASNETTGGSAPAAEPEADAPKVDGNITILYHTSKEQYEQNKAANPDAYDVVYETIPQFEEATGGKVTVIAVPWGDQKPTLISMVNAGDQVDVAQANDQNFPVYPLKNIVQPIDQYIDISDPLWNGAVTNTFTFGGKPYAVGASAAPIVLYYNKTLFENNGVKTPSEYYAEGDWTWETFREVAKELTMDTDGDGKNDQFGFGWWDHGYPLFVGSNGKTILSYNADGTITTNYDSENVKEAMQFAQDALLNDKYIDSEKEGDYFFAEFKNGKLAMTAEYGFAGFNVLKSDYEIDFVPVPTGPRGAPDAGPGGLSGWSIPAASKNPEGAAAFIRMMSENEAKMNAETNAQKFGQDKVDLMNKLADHILFAPIGVEKYWDANGAVVTGIKDGSPVGTFAANAKNLLEEGIKITLEQ